A window of Polyodon spathula isolate WHYD16114869_AA chromosome 30, ASM1765450v1, whole genome shotgun sequence contains these coding sequences:
- the mtmr2 gene encoding myotubularin-related protein 2 isoform X2 yields the protein MEKSASSDSLGSKPSSSRQPSVDSLSSSSTSRSDRSNHTKPDPSSDSVSTSTNFSPELRVLRDANKLAQLEEPRLLPKESIQDMAKDVTYVCPFIGDIRGTLTVTNYRLFFKCMDKDPAFVLDIPLGVISRIEKIGGASSRGEVSYGLVCKDIRNLRFAHKQEGDARRSIFENLMKFAFPVSNNLGLLNESWRVTKINDHYELCDTYPAVLVVPVNIPDEELKKVAAFRAKGRIPVLSWIHPESQATVTRCSQPMVGVNGKRCKEDEKYLQAVMDANAQSHKLFIFDARPSVNAVANKTKGGGFESEDAYQNAELVFLDIHNIHVMRESLRKLKEVVYPNIEESRWLSNLESTHWLEHIKLILAGALRIADKVESGKTSVVVHCSDGWDRTAQLTSLAMLMLDSYYRTIQGFQVLIEKEWLSFGHRFQLRIGHGDKNHTDADRSPVFLQFIDCVWQMTRQFPAAFEFNEYFLITILDHLYSCLFGTFLCNSEQQRVKEELPKKTVSLWSYINSQLQEFTNPLYVNYSNHVLFPVVSMRHLELWVGYYIRWNPRMRPQEPVHQRYKELLAKRAELQKKVEELQREVTSRSASSSSERAGSPARSITPIQTFV from the exons ATGGAGAAAAGTGCGAGTAGCGACAGCCTCGGATCCAAACCGTCATCCTCCCGGCAGCCCAGTGTGGACTCTTTATCCAG TTCTTCCACATCCCGATCTGATCGATCCAACCACACAAAGCCGGATCCATCATCTGATTCTGTTTCCACATCAACAAACTTCTCACCGGAGCTCAGG GTGCTAAGAGATGCTAATAAATTGGCTCAGTTGGAAGAACCACGCTTGCTACCAAAGGAATCGATACAGGACATGG CCAAAGATGTTACTTATGTCTGTCCATTCATTGGTGACATAAGAGGGACCTTGACTGTTACAAACTACAGACTGTTTTTCAAATGCATGGACAAG GATCCAGCATTTGTTCTTGACATTCCACTGGGGGTGATCAGTCGAATTGAGAAGATTGGGGGAGCTTCAAGCCGTGGGGAGGTTTCTTATGGGCTGGTCTGTAAA GACATACGAAACCTGCGGTTTGCTCATAAACAGGAAGGGGACGCCAGGAGATCCATATTTGAGAACCTCATGAAGTTTGCGTTTCCTGTTTCCAACAACCTG GGATTGCTCAATGAAAGCTGGAGAGTAACAAAGATCAATGACCATTATGAACTGTGTGACACCTACCCTGCTGTGCTGGTTGTGCCAGTGAACATTCCTGATGAAGAATTAAAGAAAGTGGCAGCCTTCCGAGCCAAAGGGAGAATCCCA GTGCTGTCATGGATCCACCCAGAGAGTCAGGCCACAGTGACGCGCTGCAGCCAGCCCATGGTGGGGGTAAACGGGAAGCGTTGCAAAGAAGACGAGAAGTACCTGCAGGCTGTCATGGATGCCAACGCCCAGTCACACAAGCTATTCATCTTCGATGCCCGGCCCAGTGTCAATGCTGTTGCCAACAAG ACGAAAGGAGGGGGCTTCGAGAGCGAGGACGCCTACCAGAACGCAGAGCTGGTCTTCCTGGACATACACAACATCCACGTGATGAGGGAGTCCCTGCGCAAACTCAAGGAGGTGGTCTACCCCAACATCGAGGAGTCCCGCTGGCTCTCCAACCTGGAGTCCACACACTGGCTGGAGCACATCAAG ttgaTCCTGGCAGGAGCTCTGCGCATTGCTGATAAGGTGGAGTCTGGGAAGACCTCTGTGGTGGTGCACTGCAGCGACGGTTGGGACCGGACTGCCCAGCTTACCTCCCTGGCCATGCTGATGCTGGATAGTTATTACCGTACTATCCAGGGCTTCCAGGTGCTCATTGAGAAGGAGTGGCTCAGCTTCGGACACCGCTTCCAGCTC AGAATTGGCCATGGGGACAAGAATCACACGGATGCAGACAGGTCTCCTGTGTTTTTGCAGTTCATTGACTGTGTGTGGCAGATGACAAGACAG TTTCCTGCAGCATTTGAGTTCAACGAATACTTTCTGATCACCATATTAGACCACCTGTACAGCTGCTTGTTTGGAACATTCCTTTGTAACAGTGAGCAGCAGCGAGTAAAAGAG gaacTGCCGAAAAAGACTGTCTCGCTGTGGTCGTACATTAACAGCCAGCTGCAGGAGTTCACCAACCCGCTGTATGTGAACTACTCAAACCATGTTCTGTTCCCAGTGGTGAGCATGCGCCACCTGGAGCTCTGGGTGGGGTACTACATCAGATGGAACCCAAGAATGAGACCACAG GAGCCTGTTCACCAGCGCTACAAGGAGCTCCTGGCGAAGAGAGCAGAGCTTCAGAAGAAGGTGGAGGAGCTGCAGCGCGAGGTGACCAGCCGTTCAGCCTCCTCATCTTCTGAGAGAGCTGGCTCGCCAGCACGCTCCATCACCCCCATACAAACCTTCGTCTAA
- the mtmr2 gene encoding myotubularin-related protein 2 isoform X1, which yields MEKSASSDSLGSKPSSSRQPSVDSLSSSSTSRSDRSNHTKPDPSSDSVSTSTNFSPELRVLRDANKLAQLEEPRLLPKESIQDMAKDVTYVCPFIGDIRGTLTVTNYRLFFKCMDKDPAFVLDIPLGVISRIEKIGGASSRGEVSYGLVCKDIRNLRFAHKQEGDARRSIFENLMKFAFPVSNNLQIFAFEYGQIFPGNGWKVYDPIAEYKRQGLLNESWRVTKINDHYELCDTYPAVLVVPVNIPDEELKKVAAFRAKGRIPVLSWIHPESQATVTRCSQPMVGVNGKRCKEDEKYLQAVMDANAQSHKLFIFDARPSVNAVANKTKGGGFESEDAYQNAELVFLDIHNIHVMRESLRKLKEVVYPNIEESRWLSNLESTHWLEHIKLILAGALRIADKVESGKTSVVVHCSDGWDRTAQLTSLAMLMLDSYYRTIQGFQVLIEKEWLSFGHRFQLRIGHGDKNHTDADRSPVFLQFIDCVWQMTRQFPAAFEFNEYFLITILDHLYSCLFGTFLCNSEQQRVKEELPKKTVSLWSYINSQLQEFTNPLYVNYSNHVLFPVVSMRHLELWVGYYIRWNPRMRPQEPVHQRYKELLAKRAELQKKVEELQREVTSRSASSSSERAGSPARSITPIQTFV from the exons ATGGAGAAAAGTGCGAGTAGCGACAGCCTCGGATCCAAACCGTCATCCTCCCGGCAGCCCAGTGTGGACTCTTTATCCAG TTCTTCCACATCCCGATCTGATCGATCCAACCACACAAAGCCGGATCCATCATCTGATTCTGTTTCCACATCAACAAACTTCTCACCGGAGCTCAGG GTGCTAAGAGATGCTAATAAATTGGCTCAGTTGGAAGAACCACGCTTGCTACCAAAGGAATCGATACAGGACATGG CCAAAGATGTTACTTATGTCTGTCCATTCATTGGTGACATAAGAGGGACCTTGACTGTTACAAACTACAGACTGTTTTTCAAATGCATGGACAAG GATCCAGCATTTGTTCTTGACATTCCACTGGGGGTGATCAGTCGAATTGAGAAGATTGGGGGAGCTTCAAGCCGTGGGGAGGTTTCTTATGGGCTGGTCTGTAAA GACATACGAAACCTGCGGTTTGCTCATAAACAGGAAGGGGACGCCAGGAGATCCATATTTGAGAACCTCATGAAGTTTGCGTTTCCTGTTTCCAACAACCTG caaATCTTTGCATTTGAATATGGTCAGATTTTCCCTGGTAATGGCTGGAAGGTGTATGACCCCATTGCAGAGTATAAGAGACAG GGATTGCTCAATGAAAGCTGGAGAGTAACAAAGATCAATGACCATTATGAACTGTGTGACACCTACCCTGCTGTGCTGGTTGTGCCAGTGAACATTCCTGATGAAGAATTAAAGAAAGTGGCAGCCTTCCGAGCCAAAGGGAGAATCCCA GTGCTGTCATGGATCCACCCAGAGAGTCAGGCCACAGTGACGCGCTGCAGCCAGCCCATGGTGGGGGTAAACGGGAAGCGTTGCAAAGAAGACGAGAAGTACCTGCAGGCTGTCATGGATGCCAACGCCCAGTCACACAAGCTATTCATCTTCGATGCCCGGCCCAGTGTCAATGCTGTTGCCAACAAG ACGAAAGGAGGGGGCTTCGAGAGCGAGGACGCCTACCAGAACGCAGAGCTGGTCTTCCTGGACATACACAACATCCACGTGATGAGGGAGTCCCTGCGCAAACTCAAGGAGGTGGTCTACCCCAACATCGAGGAGTCCCGCTGGCTCTCCAACCTGGAGTCCACACACTGGCTGGAGCACATCAAG ttgaTCCTGGCAGGAGCTCTGCGCATTGCTGATAAGGTGGAGTCTGGGAAGACCTCTGTGGTGGTGCACTGCAGCGACGGTTGGGACCGGACTGCCCAGCTTACCTCCCTGGCCATGCTGATGCTGGATAGTTATTACCGTACTATCCAGGGCTTCCAGGTGCTCATTGAGAAGGAGTGGCTCAGCTTCGGACACCGCTTCCAGCTC AGAATTGGCCATGGGGACAAGAATCACACGGATGCAGACAGGTCTCCTGTGTTTTTGCAGTTCATTGACTGTGTGTGGCAGATGACAAGACAG TTTCCTGCAGCATTTGAGTTCAACGAATACTTTCTGATCACCATATTAGACCACCTGTACAGCTGCTTGTTTGGAACATTCCTTTGTAACAGTGAGCAGCAGCGAGTAAAAGAG gaacTGCCGAAAAAGACTGTCTCGCTGTGGTCGTACATTAACAGCCAGCTGCAGGAGTTCACCAACCCGCTGTATGTGAACTACTCAAACCATGTTCTGTTCCCAGTGGTGAGCATGCGCCACCTGGAGCTCTGGGTGGGGTACTACATCAGATGGAACCCAAGAATGAGACCACAG GAGCCTGTTCACCAGCGCTACAAGGAGCTCCTGGCGAAGAGAGCAGAGCTTCAGAAGAAGGTGGAGGAGCTGCAGCGCGAGGTGACCAGCCGTTCAGCCTCCTCATCTTCTGAGAGAGCTGGCTCGCCAGCACGCTCCATCACCCCCATACAAACCTTCGTCTAA